The following nucleotide sequence is from Achromobacter spanius.
GCGACGTGCTGTCGCAGCTATACCTGCTGTCGGCGGTGCTCAAGCGCTGGGAAGACGAAGGCCGCAAGCACGACGACCTGCCGCTGGTGCATTGGTGCATGGCGCAGGGTTACGCCAGCATCGAAAAAAGCCTGGATGAAGTGCTGCGCAATCTGCCGGGCCGGGTGCTGGCGTGGGGCCTGCGTGCCGCCATCCTGCCGCTGCGCCTGGCGCGTGGCCCGGATGACGCCTTGACGCGCGCCTGCGCCGAGCTCTTGTTGAAGCCGTCGCCCACGCATGCACGGCTGGCGGCAGACTTGCAGCGAGAACCCAGTAGCGGCACCGGGCCTTCGGCCGCCGTGCTGTTGGGCGGTGGCCGCGCGGGCAGCGACCCCTTGGCGGACCTGACCCGCGCGTTTGCGCTTGTCGAAGCCGTGCAACCCATCCGCGACCGCCTGCGCCAGTCGAACGTGCGCAATTGGCGCGAGGCGCACCAGCGTGGCGCCGTCACCGACGCGCAGGCCGCGCAGTTGGAAGCGGCCGAGGCCTTGGTGCTGAAGGTCTTGCAGGTGGATGATTTTGCGCCGGAAGCGCTGTCGCCGCAGGCGACACGCACTGCCGATGCGGCAGCCGGGGCGAACCCCGACCCCGAACCGGACGCTTAATCGTCCGCGTTCGGGTCCATGCCGGGGAACAGGATTTCCGTGAAGCCGAACTGCGAGAAATCCTGGATGCGCGACGGGTACAGGCGGCCGATCAGGTGGTCGCATTCATGCTGCACCACACGGGCGTGAAAGCCTTCGGCTTCGCGCTCGATCAACTGGCCGTAGGGGTCGCGGCCGCTATAGCGGATGTGGCGATAGCGCGGCACCAGCCCGCGCAGACCGGGCACCGACAGGCAGCCTTCCCAGCCGTCCTGCATCTCATCCGACAGCGGCGTGATGACCGGGTTGCACAAGATGGTCTGCGGCACCGGCGGGGCGTCCGGGTAGCGCTCGTTGCGCTCAAAGCCGAAGATCACCACTTGCAGGTCCACGCCGATCTGCGGCGCGGCCAGCCCCACGCCCTGCGCGGCCGCCATGGTTTCAAACATGTCGTCGATCAGGGCGTGCAGTTCGGGCGTGTCGAAGCGCTCCACCGGTGGGGCCACGCGCAAGAGGCGCGGGTCGCCCATTTTCAGGATGGGGTGGATCATGGCGGGCTTTCCTGCTTAGTCCTGACGGCCTTTTTTCTGAATGAACTCGATCTTGTAGCCGTCCGGGTCTTCCACGAACGCGATCACGGTCTTGCCGTGCTTCATCGGGCCGGCTTCGCGGGTGACCTTGCCGCCGCGTTCCTTGACCTTGTCACAGGCTTCGTAGGCGTTATCGACTTCCAGCGCGATGTGGCCGTAGCCATTGCCCAGGTCGTACTTGTCGGTGTCCCAGTTGTGGGTCAGTTCAATGACCGCGCCTTCGGACTCGTCCTGATAGCCCACGAAGGCCAGCGTGAACTTGCCGTCCGGGTAGTCGTTGCGGCGCAGGACGCGCATGCCGAGCACGTTGGTGTAGAAATCGATGGACTTGTCGAGGTTGCCGACTCGCAGCATGGTGTGGAGCATACGCATGGAAATCTTCCTTGAAGCAATAACAGGTGGGGGAAAGAACCCGGGGGCGCCGGTGCTTTCCAGAATAAAGCGTCTTAGAACTGAGGCAGCGAAGCCGGGTCGTGACGCCGCAGGATGTTCTTGGCGTCTTCGAAGTCGGGCAGGATTTGGCCCACTTCACGCCAGAAGTCCTGGCTGTGGTTCATCTCGCGCAGATGGGCGAGTTCATGCGCGATGACGTAATCAATGATGCCGGGCGCGAAATGAATCAGGCGCCAATTCAGCATGATGTTGCCGTCGCTGGTGCAGGAGCCCCAGCGCGTGGCCGCCGACGACAGCCGCCAGCGGCGGATCTTCAGGCCGCTGATCTGCAAAAAATGCGCCAGCCGCGCGCCGAACCAGGCGCCGGCGCGCTGCTGCAACCAGGCTTGCGCGGCGTCGCGGATACGGCTTTGATCCGCCGCGGACGGCAGCGCCAGCAACAGGGTGTCGCCGTCCTGCGGCGCGTCGGCATCGCCGGACAACCGGGATTGGCGGCTGTCGCCACCCACGCCGAGCACGATGCGTTTGCCCAGGTAGGGCAGTTCGCCACCAGCCTGCCAGCGCGTGTGGGCGATGGCCAGTTGCTGCTTGCGGGCATGCCATTCGCGCAGCTTGGTGAGGATCCAGCGGGCTTTCTCGCGCACCGCGTCGTCAATCTGTGTCAGCGTGACCCAACTGGGCGCCGTCACCCGCAGGCCGTCGTCGGTAATGACAAAGCCTATGCTGCGCCGGCGCGAGCGCAGCAGCACGAAACCAATCGGCTGCTGCTCGGTGGGCACTTCACGCCAGCGCGCGCCGGGCGGCAGCGGATCCGGACAGGGCGTGGGCACGCGCGACGACGCATTGGGCGACAGCGTCAGCAGCGGCTCGCCCTTGGGCGTGTCGGCCGTGGCGGCGTTGGGAAACAAGTTGGTGGGGGTGACGGGCTGCGGGGAGGGCTCGGGCCGCGCGGCAGGCGGCTTTGGCGTGGCGATCAGCGGCGACGCGCCCTGGAGCGCGATCAGTGGCGACGCGCCTTGGGGCGCGTCGTGGTCTTGTCCGTCGAACAGGAGTTCGAGCTGATCAGTGCTAGGCATACCTTTCGGGGTTGAGACGCCGCATTTCCCCTTCGATCCAGTCCTGAACCTTCTGGTTCAGTTCGTCGGGGGAGAGTCCTTTGGATTCTATCGCGGGACCGATGGACAGGGTAACCATGCCGGGATATTTGACGAAAGCATTGCGCCGCCAGCATTCGCCGGCGTTATGCGCCACGGGAATGACGACCGCGCCGGTGCGCGAGGCCAGCAGCGCCCCGCCCATCTTGAAGCGCGCCGTCTTGCCCGGCGCCACGCGCGTGCCTTCGGGAAACAGCAGCGGCCAGCGGCCTTCATCCATGCGCGTCTGGCCTTGCTTGACCACCTGGTCAAAGGCGTCACGGCCCTTGGAACGGTCAATGGCAATCATGCGCAGCAGCGCCAGGCCCCAGCCGAAGAACGGCACCATGTGCAGTTCTTTCTTGTAGACGAAGCAGACTTCGCGCGGCATGTGCGCCGGAAAGAACAGGGTTTCCCAGGCCGATTGGTGCTTGGACAGGATCACGGCCGGGCCGTCGGGCAGGTTTTCCCAGCCCTTGACCTGCCAGCGGATACCGCAGAACACCTTGGCGCCCCAGATGGCCAGGCGCGGCCAGCCCACCGTCAGCTTGTAGCGCCAGTGCAGCGGCAGCGGCGCCCACAGAATGCATAGGAAAGCGTAGGGGATGACCGTGATGGCCAGGAACAGAAAATACAGCAGCGAACGTAGCCGGGCCATTGAATCAATTGTCCTGAAGCAGAATGTCGACCACCGCCGACAGGTCTTCGCACACGCGGGTGTTCTCGGGCAGGCCGCCCTTGGCCAGCGTCTTCTTGCCATTGCCGGTCTGCACCAGCCACGGCGCGCAACCCACCGCGGACGATGCTTGCAGATCACGCAGCGAATCGCCCACCGCCGGCACGCCGGCCAGGTTGATGTCGTAGCGGTGCCCGATCTGTTCAAACAGCCCCGGACGCGGCTTGCGGCAAGTGCAGTTGTCATCCGGCCCGTGCGGGCACAGGAACACCGCGTCGATCGCGCCACCCACGGCGGCCAGTTCGCGCCGCATCTTGGTGTGGATGGCGGTCAGCGTGTCCATGTCGAACAGGCCGCGCGCCAAGCCCGACTGGTTGCTGGCCACCACCACCTTCCAGTCGGCCTGCGTCAGCCGGGCAATGGCTTGCAGGCTGCCGGGCAGGGCGATCCATTCGTCGGGATTCTTGACGAACGCATCGCTGTCCTGATTGATGACGCCGTCGCGGTCTAGGATGATGAGTTTCACTGTGCCAGCCTGGAAATGTCGGCCACCTGGTTCATCAGGCCATGCAACTGGCTCAACAACGCCAGCCGGTTGGCGCGCACGGCCGGGTCTTCGGCCATGACCATGACGTCGGCAAAAAAGGCGTCCACCGGTTCGCGGGCTTGCGCCAGCGTGGAGAGGCTGCCAGCAAAGTCGCCCACGGCCAACTGGGCTTCGGCTTGCGGGCGCAGCTGCGCGACGGTGGCGGCCAGGGCCTTTTCAGCGGGTTCGACCAGCGCGGCCTCGTTCACCGCGCCGATCTCGCCTTCGGCCTTCTTCAGCAGATTGCCGATGCGCTTGTTGGCGGCGGCCAGGCTGGCGGCTTCGGGCAGTTGCGCGAAGGCGGCGGCGGCGCGCACGCGCTCGGCCACCTGATGCAGCGGCGGCGTCAGCGCAATCACGGCTTCCACCGCATTGCGGTCGAAATCGTTGATGAGCTGGTTGCGGTAGCGCTCGTAGATGAAGGTGCGGACTTCAGCCAGCGTGTCGGCCGGGATCTTGCCGGCGGGGAACGTGCCCGCAGCCAGTTCCAGCAGGCCATTGAGCGACAGCGGGCCGTCCTGGCTGACCTTCAGCCAGCCACCGGCCGCCAATTGTTCAAACGCGCTGATCAGGCCAAGCGCCGCGCGGCGCAGGCCGAAGGGGTCGCGTTCGCCCGTGGGCGCCAGGCCGATGGCCCAGATGCCGACCAGCGTTTCCACGCGCTCGGCGATGAACAGCGTGGCGGCGGTCAGGGTGTCTTGCGTGACGGGGGCGTCGTAGCGGTTGCGGTACTGCGTGCGCAGCGCTTCGACGACGCTGGCCGGTTCGCCGTCGCCCGCTGCATAGTAGGCGCCCATGATGCCTTGCAGCTCGGGGAATTCGCCCACCATGTTCGAACCCAGGTCGGCCTTGGCCAGCATGGCGGCGCGGTCGGCTGCGCTAACGTCGCCGCCCAGTTGCTCGGCCACGCCACGCGCGATGGCGCGCACGCGCTCGACGCGCTCAAGCTGGGTGCCCAGCTTGTTGTGATAAACGATGGAACCCAGTTGTTCCACGCGCGAGGCCAGCGGCGTCTTGCGGTCGGTTTCGAAGAAGAATTGGGCATCGGCCAGGCGCGGGCGCACCACGCGCTGGTTGCCTTCGACGATGTTCACCGGCTTGTCCGTGTGCATGTTGCTCACGATCAGGAAGCGGTGCGTCAGGCGGCCGGTGGCCGGGTCGAACAGCGGGAAGTACTTCTGGTTCAAGCGCATGGTCAGGATCAGGCATTCCTGCGGCACTTGCAGGAACTGCTCTTCAAACTGACCCACGTAGACGGTGGGGTGTTCGACCAGCGCCGTCACTTCGTCCAGCAGCGCGGCCACTTCCGGGTCGTCGCCCAGCGTGGCGGACAGGCGGCCGGCGTGGTCCAGCAACTGGCGCTGGATGTCGTCGCGGCGGCCTTCGAAGGACGCCACAACGCGGCCCTTTTCAGCCAGCGTGGCGGCGTAGGAATCGGCGTCGGCAAACGATACCGGGCCGGCGCACATGAAGCGGTGGCCCAGCGTGTCGCGGCCGGCCTGCATGCCCAGCGCGGATACCGGCACCACGTCGGCCCCGAACAGCGCAACCAGGCCGTGCGCCGGGCGCACGAACTTGACGGTGGTGACGCCGTCGGCCAATTGGTAACGCATCACCTTGGGGATCGGCAGGCTGTTCAACGCCGTGTCGATGCCTTCCTGCAAGCCAACGGCCAGTGAAGAACCCGGGGCGGTGCCGCGAGCCACCAGGTAGTCCTGCTTGCCGTCGGATTCGCGGTCCAGCGTGGCCAGGTCGATATTTTCCAGGCCCTTGGCGGCCAGCTTCTTTTGCAGCGCTGGGGTAGCCTTGCCGTCTTCGGTCAGGCCGATCTTGGCGGGCATCAGCTTTTCGGCATAGGGCTGGTCAGGCGCTTGCGCCAGCACGGCGGACAGGTGCACGGCCAGGCGGCGCGGCGTGGAATACGCGGTGACCGCGCAGCCTTCGGCCAAGAGGCCGTGGCGCTCCAGCGTGGCGCGCACGCCTTCGGCAAAGGCCTGGCCCAGCTTTTGCAGGGCTTTGGGCGGCAGTTCTTCGGTCAGCAGTTCGACCAGCAGGGGGCGGATGTTCGTCGTCATTTATGCAGCCTCCCCGGCGGCCTGATTGCGGCGCAGCATGGGAAAGCCCAGTCGTTCGCGGGAATCGAAATAAGCCTGCGCGACGGCGCGCGACAGGTTGCGGATGCGGCCGATGTAGGCGGCGCGCTCGGTCACGCTGATGGCGCCACGCGCGTCCAGCATGTTGAAGGTGTGCGCGGCTTTCAGCGCGGCCTCGTAGGCTGGCAGCGCCAGCGGCACGTCCATCAGGCGCTTGGCTTCGGCTTCGTAGTCGTTGAAGTGCGCAAACAGCATGTCGGCCGACGAGTGCTCGAAGTTGTAGGTCGATTGCTCGACCTCGTTCTGGTGGAACACGTCGCGGTAGAGCACGCGGTTGCCGTTGGCGCCCTCGGTCCAGACAAGGTCGTACACGCTTTGCACGTCTTGCAGGTACATGGCCAGGCGTTCCAGGCCGTAGGTGATTTCACCCGTGGTCGGCGTGCAATCCAGGCCGCCCACTTGCTGGAAGTAGGTGAACTGGGTGACTTCCATGCCGTTCAGCCAGACTTCCCAGCCCAGGCCCCAGGCGCCCAGCGTGGGGTTTTCCCAGTCGTCCTCGACAAAGCGGATGTCGTGTTGGGTGGGGTCGATGCCCAGCGCCTTCAGCGAACCGATGTACAGGTCCAGGATGTCGGGCGGCGCGGGCTTGAGCACCACCTGGTACTGGTAATAGTGCTGCAGGCGGTTGGGGTTTTCGCCGTAACGGCCATCCTTGGGGCGACGCGACGGCTGCACGTAGGCGGCGCGCCACGGCTCCGGGCCGATCGCGCGCAGGAACGTGGCCGTGTGCGAGGTGCCGGCGCCGACTTCCATGTCGTAGGGTTGCAGCAGGGCGCAACCCTGCTTGTCCCAGTATTCCTGGAGCGTAAGGATGATTTGCTGAAAGGTGAGCATAGGATTCTTGGAATTCGACTCGCCAGGCAGGCCTGCCGTGGGCGTGGGAAACCGGGCATTTTAACTGGCCCGGGGCCGTCCTGTTTGGCGGGCGCGGTCGGGCGGTTACATCTATGCCCGGATGGCATCCCCCGGCCGGGCCGAGTGTGCCCCTGGCGGACGCTCGGGAAGCCGCCCGGCTGCGCCTGAAAACCAATGGTCGTATGATTCCGGGTTACGTCCCAAGTCTTATATAAAACCCGGAACCCGATTCCGAGAAATCCCGGAAGGAGCAGTCCTATGTCAGACCTGATCACGGTGGAAGTCACCGACGGCATCCAGATCATCACGATCAACCGCCCCGAAGCCAAGAACGCCATCAACCTGGAAACCGCCCAGGCCATGGCCGCCGCGCTGGACCAGTTGGACAGCCGCGACGACATCCGCATCGGCATCCTGACGGGTGGCGGCGGCACGTTCTCGTCGGGCATGGACTTGAAGGCATTCGCCAAATCCGGGCAGCGCCCCTATGTTGAAGGCCGTGGTTTCGCCGGCCTGAACGAGCGCCCGCCCAAGAAGCCGCTGATCGCCGCCGTGGAAGGCTACGCGCTGGCTGGCGGCTGCGAAATGGCCTTGGCTTCCGACCTGATCGTGGCCGCCAACAACGCCAAGTTCGGCCTGCCGGAAGTCAAGCGCGGCCTGGTGGCCGGCGCCGGCGGCATGCTGCGCCTGCCGCGCCGCCTGCCATACCACATCGCCATGGAAGTGATCCTGACGGGCGAAATGCTGACCGCCGAACGCGCGCATTCGTTTGGCCTGGTCAACCGCCTGACCGAGCCGGGCGGCGCATTGGCCGGCGCGCTGGAACTGGCGCGCGCCATCGTCGAAAACGGCCCGCTGGCCGTGCAGACCGCCAAGAGCATCGTGTCGCAGGCCGTTGATTGGGAACAGGAAGGCATGTTCGACCGCCAACGCCCGTTGATCGCCCATATTTTTTCGTCGGCCGACGCGAAGGAAGGTGCGACCGCTTTCGCTGAAAAGCGCAAGCCGGTCTGGCAGGGCAAGTGAATGTGAGCCCCCACGCCGCACTTCGCTACGCTCGCTTGCTGCCCCCCGAGGGGGCCGCTTTTTTGCCTTGGGGCGGCCCGGCGGCAAAAATTGTTCTTTCCACTGCGGTTGGCTGATAGTGCCAGCCGCGTTTTCAATATCCAGTTTCCATCTAGACCCGCAAATCGCCATGTCCGTCATCATTAAAGAAGAAGACTTCATCCAGTCGATAGCCGATGGCATTCAGTTCATCAGCTACTACCACCCCGTCGACTACATCCGCCATCTGGCGCGCGCCTACGAGCGCGAGGAAAGCCCCGCCGCGCGTGACGCGATGGCGCAGATCCTGACCAATTCCCGCATGTGCGCCGAAGGCAAGCGTCCGCTGTGCCAGGACACCGGCATCGTCAACGTCTTCCTGAAGATCGGCATGAGCGTGCGCTTTGACACCAAGCGCACCCTGCAAGAGCTCTGTGACGAAGGCGTGCGCCGTGGCTATCTGAATCCCGACAACCCGCTGCGCGCTTCCGTGCTGGACGACCCGCTGTTCGCGCGCAAGAACACGCGCGACAACACGCCCTGTATCCTGCACGTCGAGCTTGTCCAAGGTGACAAGGTCGACGTGCAAATCGCTTCCAAGGGCGGCGGTTCGGAAAACAAATCCAAGTTTGCCATGCTGAACCCCAGCGATTCGCTGGTGGACTGGGTGCTGAAGACCGTGCCGACGATGGGCGCCGGCTGGTGCCCCCCGGGCATGCTCGGCATCGGCGTCGGCGGCACCGCTGAAAAAGCCATGCTGATGGCCAAGCAGTCGTTGATGGAAGACATCGATATGTACGAACTGCTGGCCCGTGGCCCGCAGAACAAGCTGGAAGAGCTGCGCATCGAGCTCTACGAAAAGGTCAACGCGCTGGGTATCGGCGCGCAAGGCCTGGGCGGCCTGACGACCGTGCTGGACGTCAAGATCAGCACCTTCCCGACGCACGCCGCGTCCAAGCCGGTTGCGATGATTCCGAACTGCGCCGCCACGCGCCACGCGCACTTTGAACTGGACGGCTCGGGCCCCGCGCGCCTGGATCCGCCGTCGCTGTCGGAATGGCCGGAAGTGCATTGGGCGCCGGACTACAACAAGTCCAAGCAGGTGGACCTGAACACGCTGACCAAGGAAGAAGTGGCCAGCTGGAAGCCGGGCCAGACCCTGCTGCTGTCCGGCAAGATGCTGACCGGCCGCGACGCCGCGCACAAGCGCATCCAGGACATGCTGGCCAAGGGCGAGCCGCTGCCCGTGGACTTCACCAACCGCGTGATCTATTACGTGGGCCCGGTGGATCCGGTGGGCGACGAAGTGGTCGGCCCCGCCGGCCCCACCACCGCCACGCGCATGGACAAGTTCACCGACATGATGCTGGAGAAGACCGGCCTGATCTCGATGATCGGCAAGTCCGAACGCGGCCCGGTCGCGATTGAAGCCATCAAGAAGCACGGTTCGGCGTATCTGATGGCCGTGGGCGGCGCGGCGTACCTGGTGTCCAAGGCCATACGCGGCGCCAAGGTGCTGGGCTTTGCCGACCTGGGCATGGAAGCCATCTACGAATTCGACGTGAAGGACATGCCGGTGACCGTGGCGGTAGACGCCAAGGGCACCTCGGTCCACACGACGGGTCCGAAGGAATGGCAAGCCAAGATCGGGAAGATTCCGGTCGCGGTTGCTTGATGGGTTTCGCGCGGTCGGCGGTGGGGTTCTTACCCCGGGCCTGCCGCGCTACACCCATCCTACGTGCCTCTTTTTTGTGGCGATGGATGTGCGGACCCATCCTGCGTGCCTCTTTTTTTCGGCGATGGATGTGCGGACCGATCCTACGTGCGTCTTTTTCTCGGCGGTGGAATGTGCGGACACATCGTAGGATGGGTGAAGCGCGCGCGGATGCGGACAAGAACCCTGATGTTTATCGCGCGTAACCCATCATGCAACGGCGGTGCTGTGGCTGAATTGGTTAAGGATTCCGGCGCTGCTTGATGGGTTTCGCGCGATCGGCGTTGGGGTTCTTGCATTTGGCCTGCCGCGCTGCACCCATCCTACGTGCCATCTGTCGGTTTTATTAATTCGGCGATGGCGGCGGGGGATTTTTTCAATACCTCGCGCAGCACCTCTTCCGTGTGTTCGCCCAATAGCGGCGGGGCGCGGCGGTAGACCACCGGCGAATCCGAAAATCTTAATGGGCTGGCGGTGACGGGTGCCGTGCCGCCCAAGGGATGCGGCAAATCGCGGCGCAACTGCCTGGCTTGGGCTTGTGGATGCGCGAAAGCCTGCGCGATGTTGTTGATCGGGCCGCAAGGCACCCCCACCGCCTCCAACTTTGCAATCCAATCATCGCGGCGGCCTGCCTGCATGATCGCCGTCAGTATCCCGATCAATTCCTCGCGGTTCGTGACGCGCAAGCGGTTGGTGGCAAAGCGCGGGTCGTCGCCCAGCTCCGGCACACCGATGGCGCGGCAATACGCCCGATACTGCGATTCGTTGCCCGTAGCCACGATCAGATGGCCGTCGCTGGCCGCGAACACCTGATAAGGCACCACATTCTGATGCGCGTTGCCCGCGCGCGTGGGCGCCACGCCGGAATTGAAGTAGTTGGAATTCTGGTTCGCCAGCAGCGCCACATGGCTATCCAGCAGGGCGATGTCCAGATGCTGCCCCAAGCCGCTACGATGCCGTTCCTGCAATGCCGCCAGAATCGCGACGGTGGCGTACATGCCCGTGACGATATCCGTCACCGCCACGCCCGCCTTCTGCGGGCCGCCGCCGGGCAGGTCATCACGTTCACCCGTAATGCTCATCAGC
It contains:
- the def gene encoding peptide deformylase, yielding MIHPILKMGDPRLLRVAPPVERFDTPELHALIDDMFETMAAAQGVGLAAPQIGVDLQVVIFGFERNERYPDAPPVPQTILCNPVITPLSDEMQDGWEGCLSVPGLRGLVPRYRHIRYSGRDPYGQLIEREAEGFHARVVQHECDHLIGRLYPSRIQDFSQFGFTEILFPGMDPNADD
- the gloA gene encoding lactoylglutathione lyase; translated protein: MRMLHTMLRVGNLDKSIDFYTNVLGMRVLRRNDYPDGKFTLAFVGYQDESEGAVIELTHNWDTDKYDLGNGYGHIALEVDNAYEACDKVKERGGKVTREAGPMKHGKTVIAFVEDPDGYKIEFIQKKGRQD
- a CDS encoding M48 family metallopeptidase, with amino-acid sequence MPSTDQLELLFDGQDHDAPQGASPLIALQGASPLIATPKPPAARPEPSPQPVTPTNLFPNAATADTPKGEPLLTLSPNASSRVPTPCPDPLPPGARWREVPTEQQPIGFVLLRSRRRSIGFVITDDGLRVTAPSWVTLTQIDDAVREKARWILTKLREWHARKQQLAIAHTRWQAGGELPYLGKRIVLGVGGDSRQSRLSGDADAPQDGDTLLLALPSAADQSRIRDAAQAWLQQRAGAWFGARLAHFLQISGLKIRRWRLSSAATRWGSCTSDGNIMLNWRLIHFAPGIIDYVIAHELAHLREMNHSQDFWREVGQILPDFEDAKNILRRHDPASLPQF
- a CDS encoding lysophospholipid acyltransferase family protein, with translation MARLRSLLYFLFLAITVIPYAFLCILWAPLPLHWRYKLTVGWPRLAIWGAKVFCGIRWQVKGWENLPDGPAVILSKHQSAWETLFFPAHMPREVCFVYKKELHMVPFFGWGLALLRMIAIDRSKGRDAFDQVVKQGQTRMDEGRWPLLFPEGTRVAPGKTARFKMGGALLASRTGAVVIPVAHNAGECWRRNAFVKYPGMVTLSIGPAIESKGLSPDELNQKVQDWIEGEMRRLNPERYA
- the gmhB gene encoding D-glycero-beta-D-manno-heptose 1,7-bisphosphate 7-phosphatase, which encodes MKLIILDRDGVINQDSDAFVKNPDEWIALPGSLQAIARLTQADWKVVVASNQSGLARGLFDMDTLTAIHTKMRRELAAVGGAIDAVFLCPHGPDDNCTCRKPRPGLFEQIGHRYDINLAGVPAVGDSLRDLQASSAVGCAPWLVQTGNGKKTLAKGGLPENTRVCEDLSAVVDILLQDN
- the glyS gene encoding glycine--tRNA ligase subunit beta produces the protein MTTNIRPLLVELLTEELPPKALQKLGQAFAEGVRATLERHGLLAEGCAVTAYSTPRRLAVHLSAVLAQAPDQPYAEKLMPAKIGLTEDGKATPALQKKLAAKGLENIDLATLDRESDGKQDYLVARGTAPGSSLAVGLQEGIDTALNSLPIPKVMRYQLADGVTTVKFVRPAHGLVALFGADVVPVSALGMQAGRDTLGHRFMCAGPVSFADADSYAATLAEKGRVVASFEGRRDDIQRQLLDHAGRLSATLGDDPEVAALLDEVTALVEHPTVYVGQFEEQFLQVPQECLILTMRLNQKYFPLFDPATGRLTHRFLIVSNMHTDKPVNIVEGNQRVVRPRLADAQFFFETDRKTPLASRVEQLGSIVYHNKLGTQLERVERVRAIARGVAEQLGGDVSAADRAAMLAKADLGSNMVGEFPELQGIMGAYYAAGDGEPASVVEALRTQYRNRYDAPVTQDTLTAATLFIAERVETLVGIWAIGLAPTGERDPFGLRRAALGLISAFEQLAAGGWLKVSQDGPLSLNGLLELAAGTFPAGKIPADTLAEVRTFIYERYRNQLINDFDRNAVEAVIALTPPLHQVAERVRAAAAFAQLPEAASLAAANKRIGNLLKKAEGEIGAVNEAALVEPAEKALAATVAQLRPQAEAQLAVGDFAGSLSTLAQAREPVDAFFADVMVMAEDPAVRANRLALLSQLHGLMNQVADISRLAQ
- the glyQ gene encoding glycine--tRNA ligase subunit alpha: MLTFQQIILTLQEYWDKQGCALLQPYDMEVGAGTSHTATFLRAIGPEPWRAAYVQPSRRPKDGRYGENPNRLQHYYQYQVVLKPAPPDILDLYIGSLKALGIDPTQHDIRFVEDDWENPTLGAWGLGWEVWLNGMEVTQFTYFQQVGGLDCTPTTGEITYGLERLAMYLQDVQSVYDLVWTEGANGNRVLYRDVFHQNEVEQSTYNFEHSSADMLFAHFNDYEAEAKRLMDVPLALPAYEAALKAAHTFNMLDARGAISVTERAAYIGRIRNLSRAVAQAYFDSRERLGFPMLRRNQAAGEAA
- a CDS encoding crotonase/enoyl-CoA hydratase family protein translates to MSDLITVEVTDGIQIITINRPEAKNAINLETAQAMAAALDQLDSRDDIRIGILTGGGGTFSSGMDLKAFAKSGQRPYVEGRGFAGLNERPPKKPLIAAVEGYALAGGCEMALASDLIVAANNAKFGLPEVKRGLVAGAGGMLRLPRRLPYHIAMEVILTGEMLTAERAHSFGLVNRLTEPGGALAGALELARAIVENGPLAVQTAKSIVSQAVDWEQEGMFDRQRPLIAHIFSSADAKEGATAFAEKRKPVWQGK
- a CDS encoding fumarate hydratase; its protein translation is MSVIIKEEDFIQSIADGIQFISYYHPVDYIRHLARAYEREESPAARDAMAQILTNSRMCAEGKRPLCQDTGIVNVFLKIGMSVRFDTKRTLQELCDEGVRRGYLNPDNPLRASVLDDPLFARKNTRDNTPCILHVELVQGDKVDVQIASKGGGSENKSKFAMLNPSDSLVDWVLKTVPTMGAGWCPPGMLGIGVGGTAEKAMLMAKQSLMEDIDMYELLARGPQNKLEELRIELYEKVNALGIGAQGLGGLTTVLDVKISTFPTHAASKPVAMIPNCAATRHAHFELDGSGPARLDPPSLSEWPEVHWAPDYNKSKQVDLNTLTKEEVASWKPGQTLLLSGKMLTGRDAAHKRIQDMLAKGEPLPVDFTNRVIYYVGPVDPVGDEVVGPAGPTTATRMDKFTDMMLEKTGLISMIGKSERGPVAIEAIKKHGSAYLMAVGGAAYLVSKAIRGAKVLGFADLGMEAIYEFDVKDMPVTVAVDAKGTSVHTTGPKEWQAKIGKIPVAVA
- a CDS encoding CaiB/BaiF CoA transferase family protein; protein product: MTRPPALDGIRVLDLSRILAGPWCTQNLADLGADVIKIERPGVGDDTRAWGPPYLQDANGQDTSESAYYLSTNRNKRSVEADMATPAGAALIRELAAVSDILVENFKVGGLKKYGLDYDSLKAINPRLIYCSVTGFGQDGPFAQRPGYDFMIQGMGGLMSITGERDDLPGGGPQKAGVAVTDIVTGMYATVAILAALQERHRSGLGQHLDIALLDSHVALLANQNSNYFNSGVAPTRAGNAHQNVVPYQVFAASDGHLIVATGNESQYRAYCRAIGVPELGDDPRFATNRLRVTNREELIGILTAIMQAGRRDDWIAKLEAVGVPCGPINNIAQAFAHPQAQARQLRRDLPHPLGGTAPVTASPLRFSDSPVVYRRAPPLLGEHTEEVLREVLKKSPAAIAELIKPTDGT